A window of the Catalinimonas alkaloidigena genome harbors these coding sequences:
- a CDS encoding AraC family transcriptional regulator, producing the protein ADTLHFSSASFFSRYVRRELGMSPTEYRQRLK; encoded by the coding sequence GCCGATACACTCCACTTCTCCAGCGCCTCCTTTTTCAGTCGCTACGTGCGTCGGGAATTGGGAATGTCTCCCACGGAGTATCGACAGCGGTTGAAATGA